The Branchiostoma lanceolatum isolate klBraLanc5 chromosome 1, klBraLanc5.hap2, whole genome shotgun sequence genomic sequence TAAAGATAAACATTAAACATGCACTTAAGGTGTGACGTGCCTGTGAATTGTTACATCTACACCTTTCCTTCTGATCACGGTACATTGTGATTAGTGCAGCTTGTACCATTCTATTGCCTTCTTTGCGACGGTGTCGAGCAAGCCGTCAATCTTGCCGATGACGTATTTCTCTACCACCCCCTTTACCCAGCTCCAAATGTTGCTGGCCCCCTCGTGCAGAAACAGCTTCCACCCCTTGCTGCTCCATTTGCTGGCCTGCGCGTCCTTCCCGTCATGGTACACGACGAACAGGTTGGATGGACTGCCGCAGTAGAAGACCCACTCCTTGTCGTCTCCGATGACAGTGAGCTCGCTGCTCTTCCAGACCCAGGGTGCATGGTTCAGGATTTTATCCAGTGCATACTGCAGGAGCAGCCTGTCGCGTTCAGAAGCCCCCTTGCGGATGGCAGTGGCAATGTCGGAGGGGCTTACCCCTGATGGGCAATTAATGCGTTCCTAAGAAGAGGAAGAGGTGGTTAAAGCTGAGTCAATCAAtcttgaaatatgaaatgtgaTGACAGTGAGGTCgacgtgtacatgtgtgtgtgtgtgcatgtgtgtgtatgtgtatgtgtctgtgtgcatgtgtgtgtgagtgtgtgtgtgtttgtgtgtgtgtgcgtgtgtgtgtttataacAGGTgaggtgtctgtgtgtgttctaCAGCGTTCAATGACAAATGTATGTGATGTGTGAGGTGGGGGTAACAATGCTTGTGACTTACGACGAGCagctttttttgtatttttttttggtaaCATATGCACAACTATATCAAGTGATTGAAACTAACATCCCGCTATCATTTTCTATCATCACGTACTGTCTCTAATATCTTTTTACTAACCTTGGTCATGATTCTGACAATTCCAGACAGTACAATGTGTTGGACAAATTTATTTTGCCTGCGTAGCTATGGATAAACAAAAGGACATAGGTTAGTATGCCAAAAAAGCTAGTTACTGTAAGAATGAAATTTAAGCCATGACAGACTTTCATCGACGGCAACCAAAACAATACTGGTGGACGCATGTCACAGTGTTCTTTGTCCATAGAAATTTTAATTCGTGTTTTTATCATGCATATACTGTATGTTGTTCCCCTTTCACTTTCACAGTTTCGGTAGTAGATAAGAGGAAGTAAAGGTTTCACTTTCACATGCATTGTTCATAGCTTAGTGGCAAAATAAACGACACAGGATAAcaacgacaacgctacatgtcTATATGACCCACAGTTTTGACGCAGAATTATCGCGATAGCTAATTCTGACATCTTCTTACCAAAAACGCTCTCAGGATCCAAAGACATTGGGGCAAAATCGACAAAAATACAAATGGTTAAAAAGAGCTTATACCCACTCAGTTTTGCCGCACACACCAGCATTTTGAAAGTGTTTGAAAGTATATACCCTTATGTCTTGATAAGGCACTTAGGACACATAGTTATTAAGATGCagagcataaaattctgatatTTGTCAACCGAATTTGAACTCACCTGAATTTGGTGCTTGTGTGTGGCAGGTGCCTTACAGACTGTTTCGTTGTCCCAAAATGCTTTTTGATCACATATCCTCCCCTACTATTGGTTACAATAGGACACGTGACAGAGAACACAGACTAAAAACAGTATGAGTCAGACATATGACCTCACCTTTCGCTTTCGGTCGCCTGTTGTCAGCGTACAGTGCACGTCCGGACAGGGATTTAATGAACTAACCTTGAGTAAACAGAACGCAAGTTTCTTCGTCTTTAGTGTGCGTACAAGCTAAGATGGGCAACCTCCTCATACCACCAAGCAAGGAAGATGCGACTGCAAAACAGGTACTCAGTTTGCGTTTTTGTCCTTGACAGAAAGTGTATTTCTTCGAATGGTCAAGCCTGTGTGTCTGCGTTTTGTACACCAATTGTTATAGGGTGAGAGGGTAGCGGTATTATACGCATACCGCCAAGAGTATGAAAGTGAAAGGTCTATAGCGTAGGAAGTGGAACTAAAAGAAAGAACTAAAACAAAGCGCCTTTCTTCACAGCTTCCTTCACAACCTGTAATATGTAGTACACGTAGCTGATACATTGTAGTTGGTGTGCAGGTTTAGCCGGTAAATAGTATTTATATCGCCATGAGTTACTACTGGAGAAAATGACGACGGCTATGGCGTCTGCAATGCAAGTCATGACCACTGAGTGGCGCTTTTGTACGATTGCACAGGTTCAGCAAGGATTCgaggtagtgctgcgtaccggtactgtgtaccggtactgtaccgtgaaaatctattaggtacaggtccaaaataccggatcatgaagtacccgggtactgtaccaatataaatttacaccaaatcTATGCTtgttttgtgactgatctcctgacctcctGGCCTCATGcgacaccaaacatgaccaacgTAACACATCGGGACAGTGTAACTAATATAAAACATATCCTTTAGGAGGGCCAAGAGTTTTGCTAGCAagaccaagggagtttggcggtaggaggCCtatttatgttctttgaataaagataatgtcattattgaagaagttcagaagaacacatgttaatatgtagaattgttcaggtacaggtacacgtccggacctgtacctaaacctctgtaccggtacctgtacatgtaccagatgttacgtttaggtacgcagcactagttcgaggctggtatcataacttttagtTATGCGATACATGATAGAataggaagaaaaaaacataacaataaaAAGTAAACGTTCAATTAGATGTGTAGGGGAATTATCCTGGCTTCAATGCCAAAAGGATTAAAACAACGTTATAAGACCTTATAAGGCCCGGGGTTTTAATGATACTGACAATTTTCAGACAGAAGATGCGGACGATTCGTCGAGTATTTCAGCAAGTGATTCAGTGGCCAGCAGTATCACGACTGTTCCAGACGGTCCAGACCACAAAACAACAGATTCTGAAGCGGTGGCACGGGATATTCAGGAACAGGTGAGCAGGAGATCTTTTGTTTAGTTATTAATTCTGTGAAATATCGTCTTTTGGAGAAATTATGGTACCAATGATGTGTGGGTTGCTCTCGATCAGAAACTAGACAAGGAAAATTGAATTAAGCTTGAATGCTGACTATCTGTGAAGTGAGACGAGAAAAGATACTGCAAACACTATCAGCAAAATCCAGCACTCAGATTTTCAGTGCGTGACAAAGGCGTCACTAAGCGGATTAATGAGGAATGACACAATAGTCACTAGTATATTTAAGAGCGACCTCTAGCACTCAAAAGAATGAATGCTGCAGCTTGAAGGCTACGCATCGATTGGTCAATCAATGGTACGCTGGCCAATCAGCATATAGCAGCGTTTGCTGTGCGGGAACACCAAtcatatgtcatccatatatgtTCATTTCTAATCAATTGCTGATTGGCCTGGGCCAGTGAAGAATTAAccataaacttgacttgacactGGCCATTTAACTACCAATCGTTATGAAGATTAGGGGTAAATACTTAGTGTGATATTCCCGCTAAGCAATTATCGGTCTTACTGATTGGACGATCGATATTTTCTATTAGACCAATCAGCATCAAGATCAATACGAGGGCACCATTAGCTGCAGCTCTGATTTATTTCGCTGAGTAACAGTGGCGCCCTTGTACCACAGCGCCTTAGAGGAGAAAGACGTCAATTATAATTAACACTGTCTTTGACAGCGGACAGAGGCTTACCTTAAA encodes the following:
- the LOC136445910 gene encoding uncharacterized protein, which translates into the protein MTKERINCPSGVSPSDIATAIRKGASERDRLLLQYALDKILNHAPWVWKSSELTVIGDDKEWVFYCGSPSNLFVVYHDGKDAQASKWSSKGWKLFLHEGASNIWSWVKGVVEKYVIGKIDGLLDTVAKKAIEWYKLH